A stretch of Nonomuraea africana DNA encodes these proteins:
- a CDS encoding RICIN domain-containing protein, protein MRTSSKTAAVVVTALTVLSLPPTASAQAGVASVGPGRAYVNGATGMCLAVARGEVKAAKPVIQWPCTGGKEQRWIYRPDRRLVNVKTGLCLAIGRGEKKQGKIAIQWPCTDGGLAQEWIYDGLQRLRNRATGMCLAIGSGEKRKGKKAIQWPCKITSEQAWLRR, encoded by the coding sequence ATGCGCACGAGCTCCAAGACCGCCGCCGTGGTCGTGACCGCCCTGACCGTGCTGTCCCTGCCGCCCACCGCGTCCGCACAAGCCGGCGTGGCCTCCGTCGGGCCCGGGCGGGCGTACGTCAACGGCGCGACCGGCATGTGTCTGGCCGTGGCCCGGGGAGAGGTGAAGGCGGCGAAGCCGGTGATCCAGTGGCCCTGCACCGGGGGCAAGGAGCAGCGCTGGATCTATCGGCCCGACCGCCGGCTCGTGAACGTCAAGACCGGGCTGTGCCTGGCCATCGGGCGCGGTGAGAAGAAGCAGGGGAAGATCGCGATCCAGTGGCCGTGCACGGACGGCGGACTGGCGCAGGAGTGGATCTACGACGGTCTGCAGCGGCTTCGGAACAGGGCCACAGGCATGTGCCTCGCCATTGGGAGCGGCGAGAAGCGCAAGGGCAAGAAGGCGATCCAGTGGCCCTGCAAGATCACCTCCGAGCAGGCCTGGCTCCGGCGATGA
- a CDS encoding multicopper oxidase family protein — translation MAPFSVRMPVPPVLRPIAQLPDADVYELAIRQIEAEILPGVRTPVLTYGNHFVAPTIRAKSARRTLITFRNHLQAASNVHLHGGHVPAASDGHPMDLIHPGGARLYSYPNRQQGATLWYHDHSHHTEAEHVFRGLHGAYLLEDDSERHLGLPDGEYDIPILLRDAAFDESGALVFAEPEYRTTLLANGKPSPYFPVAARKYRLRLLNVSTHRDFTLSLGGVEMTQIATDGGLLPAPVPRTTLLISPGERIEIVVDFSRHPLGTQLLLADTTGPVLRFDVVRRARDNSRVPDRLRELPALPEATATREVVLGFGFVGDVPMGLINGRPFDPNRIDAKIKLGTTEIWRITNGDVQYQVPHNFHTHLVQFRVLDRDGNPPLPGETGRKDTVHIRPGESVRVQATFGDYTGRFMYHCHLLEHSQMGMMAQMEITR, via the coding sequence GTGGCTCCCTTCTCCGTGCGCATGCCCGTGCCACCGGTGCTGCGGCCGATCGCCCAGCTGCCCGACGCGGACGTCTATGAGCTGGCCATCCGCCAGATCGAGGCCGAGATCCTGCCCGGCGTCCGGACTCCCGTGCTCACCTACGGCAACCACTTCGTCGCTCCGACCATCCGCGCCAAGAGCGCACGCCGTACCCTGATCACCTTCCGCAACCACCTGCAGGCAGCCTCCAACGTGCATCTGCACGGTGGGCACGTGCCGGCGGCCAGCGACGGCCACCCGATGGACCTCATCCACCCCGGCGGGGCCAGGCTCTACAGCTATCCCAACCGGCAGCAGGGCGCGACGCTCTGGTACCACGACCACAGCCACCACACCGAAGCGGAGCACGTCTTCCGCGGCCTGCACGGCGCCTACCTGCTGGAAGACGACAGCGAGCGGCACCTGGGGCTGCCCGACGGCGAGTACGACATCCCGATCCTGCTACGCGACGCCGCCTTCGACGAGTCCGGCGCCCTCGTCTTCGCCGAGCCGGAGTACCGCACCACCCTCCTGGCCAACGGCAAGCCCTCGCCGTACTTCCCGGTCGCGGCACGCAAGTACCGCCTGCGCCTGCTCAACGTCTCCACCCACCGCGACTTCACCCTCAGCCTGGGCGGAGTCGAGATGACGCAGATCGCCACCGACGGCGGCCTGCTGCCCGCCCCCGTGCCGCGGACCACGCTGCTGATCAGCCCCGGCGAGCGCATCGAGATCGTGGTGGACTTCTCCCGCCATCCGCTGGGCACCCAGCTGCTCCTGGCCGACACGACCGGCCCGGTGCTCCGCTTCGACGTCGTACGGCGGGCCCGCGACAACAGCCGGGTGCCCGACCGGCTGCGTGAACTGCCTGCCCTGCCCGAGGCGACCGCCACTCGCGAGGTGGTGCTCGGATTCGGGTTCGTCGGCGACGTGCCGATGGGCCTGATCAACGGCCGGCCGTTCGACCCGAACCGCATCGACGCGAAGATCAAGCTGGGCACCACCGAGATCTGGCGCATCACCAACGGCGACGTCCAGTACCAGGTCCCGCACAACTTCCACACCCACCTGGTGCAGTTCCGGGTGCTGGACCGCGACGGCAACCCGCCGCTGCCGGGCGAGACGGGCCGCAAGGACACCGTGCACATCAGACCCGGGGAGTCGGTGCGGGTGCAGGCCACCTTCGGCGACTACACCGGGCGCTTCATGTACCACTGCCACCTGCTCGAACACTCACAGATGGGCATGATGGCCCAGATGGAGATCACCCGTTGA